In Mycolicibacterium alvei, a single window of DNA contains:
- a CDS encoding cell division protein SepF, whose amino-acid sequence MSTLHKVKAYFGMAPMEDYDDEYYEDDDRGGARSYARRPRDERFDEDGYGYEGAEYDEGPAYRGGYPGGFAEEPRFDARMRTPREFDRSAPRLGALSGSTRGALAMDPRRMAELFEAGSPLAKITTLRPKDYSEARTIGERFRDGTPVIMDLVSMDNADAKRLVDFAAGLAFALRGSFDKVATKVFLLSPADVDVSAEQRRRIAEAGFYAYQ is encoded by the coding sequence ATGAGCACACTGCACAAGGTCAAGGCCTACTTCGGCATGGCGCCGATGGAGGACTATGACGACGAGTACTACGAGGACGACGATCGCGGCGGGGCCCGCAGCTACGCCCGACGTCCCCGTGACGAGCGTTTCGACGAGGACGGCTACGGCTACGAGGGAGCCGAGTACGACGAGGGCCCGGCCTATCGGGGCGGCTATCCGGGCGGTTTCGCCGAGGAGCCACGGTTCGATGCGCGGATGCGTACCCCCCGCGAATTCGACCGTTCCGCACCGCGTCTCGGCGCCCTGTCCGGATCCACCCGCGGTGCGCTGGCGATGGATCCCCGCCGGATGGCGGAGTTGTTCGAGGCGGGTAGTCCACTGGCGAAGATCACCACGCTGCGGCCCAAGGACTACAGCGAGGCCCGCACCATCGGTGAGCGGTTCCGCGACGGCACCCCGGTGATCATGGACCTGGTCTCGATGGACAACGCCGACGCCAAGCGTCTGGTCGACTTCGCCGCCGGTCTGGCGTTCGCGCTCCGCGGCTCGTTCGACAAGGTGGCCACCAAGGTGTTCCTGCTGTCGCCGGCGGATGTCGACGTCAGTGCAGAGCAGCGGCGCCGGATCGCCGAGGCAGGCTTCTACGCCTATCAGTGA
- a CDS encoding cell division protein FtsQ/DivIB — MAESGAPAAGSDVPPAGESDFEGPRRRARREREERRAARDRAVAIEHARREAKRRVDGQPSDTPNTVARSTIRGLKVLLWSALASVVAVALGLVLYFTPAMSARNVLVTGVAAVPQEQVLAVAAVAPGTPLLQINTDAVAERVAMIRRVATARVQREYPSTLRITVVERVPVVVKDYPDGPHLFDRDGVDFATEPPPPTLPYLDADHPGPADPATKAALEVMSALPPDVVAQVGRIAAPSVASIALTLTDGRVVVWGTNDRTDEKALKLAALLTQPGHTYDVSSPDLPTVK; from the coding sequence GTGGCTGAATCCGGTGCGCCTGCGGCGGGGTCGGACGTACCGCCCGCGGGGGAATCCGACTTCGAGGGTCCGCGCCGCCGCGCCCGGCGCGAGCGCGAGGAGCGCCGGGCAGCGCGCGACCGGGCCGTGGCGATCGAGCATGCCCGTCGCGAGGCCAAGCGCAGGGTCGACGGACAGCCCTCAGACACGCCGAACACAGTGGCGCGCAGCACTATTCGCGGTCTGAAGGTGTTGTTGTGGTCCGCACTGGCCAGCGTGGTAGCGGTGGCATTGGGTCTGGTTCTGTACTTCACGCCGGCGATGTCGGCGCGCAATGTGCTGGTAACCGGCGTGGCCGCAGTGCCGCAGGAACAGGTGTTGGCGGTTGCGGCGGTGGCACCCGGTACACCGTTGTTGCAGATCAACACGGACGCGGTCGCCGAGCGGGTGGCCATGATCCGGCGGGTCGCCACCGCCCGGGTGCAGCGCGAGTATCCGTCGACCCTGCGAATCACGGTGGTCGAGCGGGTGCCGGTGGTGGTCAAGGACTATCCCGATGGTCCGCATCTGTTCGACCGGGACGGCGTCGATTTCGCCACCGAACCGCCGCCGCCGACGTTGCCGTATCTGGACGCCGACCATCCGGGCCCGGCCGATCCGGCCACCAAGGCTGCGCTCGAGGTGATGTCGGCACTGCCGCCGGATGTGGTGGCGCAAGTGGGCCGGATCGCGGCCCCGTCGGTGGCCTCGATCGCGCTGACGCTGACCGACGGTCGGGTGGTGGTGTGGGGGACCAACGATCGGACCGACGAGAAGGCGCTGAAGCTCGCCGCGCTGCTGACCCAACCGGGGCACACGTACGACGTGTCCAGCCCAGATCTGCCCACTGTCAAGTAG
- the ftsZ gene encoding cell division protein FtsZ, which produces MTPPHNYLAVIKVVGIGGGGVNAVNRMIEQGLKGVEFIAINTDAQALLMSDADVKLDVGRDSTRGLGAGADPEVGRKAAEDAKDDIEELLRGADMVFVTAGEGGGTGTGGAPVVASIARKLGALTVGVVTRPFSFEGKRRSNQAENGIQTLRESCDTLIVIPNDRLLQMGDAAVSLMDAFRSADEVLLNGVQGITDLITTPGLINVDFADVKGVMSGAGTALMGIGSARGDGRALKAAEIAINSPLLEASMEGAQGVLLSVAGGSDLGLFEINEAASLVQDSAHPEANIIFGTVIDDSLGDEVRVTVIAAGFDMAGPSRKPVVSPSAAQTQPIASARSGKVTTSLFEPTDAVSVPAHTNGATVSVGGDGDGGIADDDVDVPPFMRH; this is translated from the coding sequence ATGACCCCCCCGCATAACTACCTCGCGGTAATCAAGGTGGTTGGTATCGGCGGCGGCGGTGTCAACGCCGTCAACCGGATGATCGAACAGGGCCTCAAGGGCGTCGAGTTCATCGCCATCAATACCGACGCACAGGCACTGCTGATGAGTGACGCCGACGTCAAGCTCGATGTCGGCCGTGATTCGACCCGTGGGCTCGGCGCCGGTGCGGACCCCGAAGTGGGCCGCAAGGCCGCCGAGGACGCCAAGGACGACATCGAGGAGCTGCTGCGCGGCGCCGACATGGTGTTCGTCACCGCCGGTGAGGGTGGCGGCACCGGAACCGGTGGCGCACCCGTCGTCGCGTCGATCGCACGAAAGCTCGGTGCGCTCACCGTCGGCGTCGTCACCCGGCCGTTCTCCTTCGAGGGAAAGCGCCGAAGTAACCAGGCCGAGAACGGTATTCAGACCCTGCGTGAAAGCTGCGACACGCTCATCGTGATCCCCAACGACCGGCTGTTGCAGATGGGTGACGCCGCGGTGTCGTTGATGGACGCGTTCCGCAGTGCCGACGAGGTGCTGCTCAACGGCGTCCAGGGCATCACCGATCTGATCACCACGCCCGGTCTGATCAACGTCGATTTCGCCGACGTCAAGGGTGTGATGAGCGGTGCGGGTACCGCGCTGATGGGCATCGGCTCGGCCCGCGGTGACGGCCGGGCGCTCAAGGCCGCCGAGATCGCGATCAACTCGCCGCTGTTGGAAGCCTCGATGGAAGGCGCACAGGGTGTGCTGCTGTCGGTGGCAGGTGGCAGTGACCTCGGCCTGTTCGAGATCAACGAGGCTGCCTCGCTGGTGCAGGACTCGGCCCATCCCGAGGCCAACATCATCTTCGGCACGGTGATCGACGACTCGCTCGGTGACGAGGTGCGGGTCACCGTCATCGCGGCCGGGTTCGACATGGCCGGGCCGAGCCGCAAGCCGGTGGTCAGTCCGAGCGCAGCGCAGACCCAGCCGATCGCGTCGGCCCGCTCCGGCAAGGTGACCACGTCACTGTTCGAACCGACGGATGCGGTGAGTGTCCCGGCACACACCAATGGTGCGACCGTCAGTGTCGGCGGCGACGGAGACGGTGGGATCGCCGACGACGATGTCGACGTGCCGCCGTTCATGCGGCACTGA
- the murG gene encoding undecaprenyldiphospho-muramoylpentapeptide beta-N-acetylglucosaminyltransferase — protein MAVADALRELDPQVRITALGTARGLETRLVPQRGYDLELITPVPLPRKPSGDLVRLPLRVRTAIRQTRSVLAGVEADVVIGFGGYVALPAYLAARGGFGLHGRRRAVPVVVHEANASAGLANRVGALSARRVLSAVPEPGLRKVEVVGVPVRAAITSLDRAAMRAEARAHFGFAPDAKVLLVFGGSQGAQSLNRAVSSAAEALGAAGVSVLHAHGPKNTLDLPQAAPGAPPYVAVPYLDRMDLAYAAADLAICRSGAMTVAEVTAVGLPAVYVPLPIGNGEQRLNALPVVSAGGGIIVDDAQLNGEFVADTVAGLMTDDARLAGMTAAASLSGHPDAARRVAQVALDVARAQRKRLQ, from the coding sequence ATGGCGGTCGCCGACGCGCTACGGGAACTCGACCCGCAGGTCCGGATCACCGCCCTGGGAACCGCCCGCGGTCTGGAGACCCGGCTGGTTCCGCAACGCGGCTACGACCTCGAGCTGATCACTCCGGTACCGCTGCCGCGCAAGCCGTCGGGCGATCTGGTGCGCCTGCCGCTCCGGGTGCGCACCGCGATTCGCCAGACCCGGTCGGTGCTGGCCGGTGTCGAGGCGGACGTGGTGATCGGGTTCGGCGGATACGTCGCACTGCCGGCCTACCTCGCGGCCCGTGGTGGTTTCGGTCTGCACGGGCGTCGGCGCGCGGTCCCGGTGGTGGTCCACGAGGCCAACGCCAGTGCCGGCCTGGCCAACCGGGTCGGTGCGTTGTCGGCTCGCCGGGTGCTCTCGGCAGTGCCCGAACCCGGGCTGCGCAAGGTCGAGGTGGTCGGGGTGCCGGTGCGCGCCGCGATCACGTCGTTGGACCGTGCGGCGATGCGTGCCGAAGCCAGGGCACATTTCGGATTCGCACCGGATGCCAAGGTGTTGTTGGTGTTCGGCGGTTCGCAGGGGGCGCAGTCGCTCAACCGTGCGGTGTCCTCTGCCGCCGAAGCCCTTGGTGCTGCGGGTGTTTCGGTGCTGCATGCGCACGGGCCGAAGAACACCCTTGATCTGCCGCAGGCTGCGCCGGGCGCACCGCCGTATGTCGCGGTGCCGTATCTGGACCGAATGGATCTGGCCTATGCCGCGGCCGATCTGGCAATCTGCCGGTCCGGGGCGATGACGGTTGCCGAGGTGACCGCCGTCGGACTGCCGGCTGTGTATGTCCCGCTACCGATCGGTAATGGCGAGCAGCGGCTCAACGCCCTGCCGGTGGTTTCGGCCGGCGGCGGCATCATCGTGGACGATGCGCAGCTCAACGGCGAATTCGTGGCCGATACGGTCGCCGGCTTGATGACCGACGACGCCCGGTTGGCGGGGATGACGGCTGCCGCCTCGTTGTCGGGCCATCCCGATGCCGCTCGGCGGGTGGCTCAGGTCGCCCTGGATGTCGCCCGTGCTCAACGAAAGAGGCTGCAGTGA
- the murC gene encoding UDP-N-acetylmuramate--L-alanine ligase yields the protein MKGNSLPAELQRVHMVGIGGAGMSGVARILLDRGGLVSGSDAKESRGVVALRARGAEVRIGHDASSLDLLPGGPTAVVTTHAAIPKTNPELVEARRRGIPVILRPVVLAKLMAGYTTLMVTGTHGKTTTTSMLIVALQHSGFDPSFAVGGELGEAGTNAHHGSGTCFVAEADESDGSLLEYTPNVAVVTNIEADHLDFFGSEQAYTAVFSAFVDRIAPGGALVVCTDDPGSAALAEHTDALGIRVLRYGSTGAGDLAGTLLSWEQHGTGAVAHLQLAGEPHPRAIRLAVPGRHMALNALGALLAAIEVGAPAEAVLDGLAGFEGVRRRFELVGSLGGVRVFDDYAHHPTEVRATLEAARSVVGQSGGRVVVAFQPHLYSRTATFATEFGVALSAADEVFVLDVYGAREQPLPGISGATVAGHVSVPVTYVPDFSAVAAAVAASARAGDVVLTMGAGDVTMLGKEILTELGIKANRQAPGRSSTDSP from the coding sequence GTGAAAGGTAATTCACTTCCGGCTGAACTGCAGCGAGTGCACATGGTCGGGATCGGGGGAGCCGGGATGTCGGGCGTGGCCCGGATTCTGCTGGACCGGGGTGGCCTGGTGTCCGGATCGGATGCCAAGGAGTCGCGCGGCGTCGTGGCCCTGCGGGCCCGCGGTGCCGAGGTCAGAATCGGTCATGATGCATCGTCACTGGATCTGTTGCCGGGCGGGCCGACCGCAGTGGTCACCACCCACGCGGCGATCCCCAAGACCAATCCGGAACTCGTCGAGGCCCGGCGCCGCGGAATCCCGGTGATCCTGCGCCCGGTGGTGCTGGCCAAGCTCATGGCCGGCTACACGACGCTGATGGTGACGGGTACGCATGGCAAGACCACGACGACGTCGATGCTCATCGTGGCGTTGCAGCACAGCGGATTCGACCCGTCGTTCGCGGTGGGTGGTGAACTGGGCGAGGCGGGTACCAATGCCCATCACGGCAGCGGGACGTGCTTCGTCGCCGAGGCTGACGAGAGTGACGGCTCGCTGCTGGAGTACACCCCGAATGTCGCGGTCGTCACCAACATCGAGGCTGATCACCTGGATTTCTTCGGTAGTGAGCAGGCCTACACCGCGGTGTTCTCCGCATTCGTGGATCGCATCGCACCCGGCGGCGCACTCGTCGTCTGCACCGATGACCCGGGCTCTGCTGCGCTCGCCGAACACACTGACGCATTGGGGATCCGGGTGCTGCGCTACGGCAGTACGGGTGCCGGCGACCTGGCCGGCACCTTGCTGAGCTGGGAACAACACGGGACCGGGGCCGTGGCACACCTCCAGCTCGCCGGTGAGCCGCACCCGCGCGCGATCCGGCTCGCGGTGCCCGGCCGACACATGGCGCTCAACGCGCTCGGTGCGCTGCTGGCCGCGATCGAGGTCGGGGCACCGGCCGAAGCCGTCCTCGACGGGCTGGCCGGATTCGAGGGCGTGCGACGGCGGTTCGAGCTGGTCGGGTCACTCGGCGGTGTCCGGGTCTTCGATGACTATGCACACCATCCCACCGAGGTCCGGGCCACCCTGGAGGCCGCCCGGTCGGTCGTGGGCCAGAGTGGCGGCCGGGTCGTTGTCGCGTTCCAGCCGCACTTGTATTCGCGCACAGCGACTTTCGCGACAGAGTTCGGCGTCGCCCTCAGCGCTGCCGACGAGGTTTTCGTACTCGACGTGTACGGTGCCCGTGAGCAACCGCTGCCCGGTATCAGCGGTGCCACGGTCGCCGGGCATGTCAGCGTGCCGGTCACCTACGTGCCCGATTTCTCAGCGGTCGCCGCGGCGGTCGCCGCCTCGGCCCGCGCCGGCGACGTGGTGCTCACCATGGGTGCCGGTGACGTGACCATGCTGGGCAAGGAGATCCTGACCGAGCTCGGGATCAAGGCGAATCGCCAGGCGCCGGGCCGGTCCTCGACGGATTCACCGTGA
- the pgeF gene encoding peptidoglycan editing factor PgeF yields the protein MSVRIRRVTTTRAGGVSAPPFDSFNLGDHVGDDPAAVAQNRRRLAAAVGADALVWMNQVHSDHVVTVDGPRATAVENTDALVTTTPSLALVVVTADCVPILMGDARAGVIAAVHAGRVGAQKGIVARTVEAMLAAGAHVGDISVLLGPAVSGANYEVPEAMAAEVEAVLPGARTTTSRGTPGLDLRAGISRQLKGLGVTSIDVDPRCTVDDRALFSHRRDAPTGRLAGVVWMEQSPG from the coding sequence GTGAGTGTTCGTATTCGGCGGGTGACCACGACCCGCGCCGGCGGTGTCTCGGCGCCGCCCTTCGATTCGTTCAACCTCGGCGACCATGTCGGCGACGATCCGGCGGCCGTGGCCCAGAACCGGCGTCGCCTGGCGGCCGCCGTCGGAGCCGACGCGCTGGTGTGGATGAATCAGGTGCACAGTGATCACGTCGTCACGGTGGACGGACCGCGCGCCACCGCGGTCGAAAATACCGACGCTTTGGTGACGACGACGCCGAGTTTGGCATTGGTGGTGGTGACCGCCGATTGCGTGCCGATATTAATGGGCGATGCCCGCGCAGGAGTGATCGCTGCCGTCCACGCCGGACGGGTCGGCGCGCAGAAGGGCATCGTGGCGAGGACCGTGGAGGCGATGCTGGCCGCCGGCGCACATGTCGGGGACATCTCGGTGCTGCTCGGCCCGGCGGTCAGCGGTGCCAATTACGAGGTGCCCGAAGCGATGGCGGCCGAGGTGGAGGCCGTCTTGCCGGGCGCTCGCACGACTACCTCGCGTGGTACGCCCGGCTTGGACCTGCGAGCCGGAATCTCCCGGCAGTTAAAGGGTTTGGGTGTCACCTCGATCGACGTGGACCCGCGGTGCACCGTCGACGACCGTGCGTTGTTCAGCCATCGCCGGGACGCACCGACCGGACGCCTGGCGGGTGTGGTGTGGATGGAGCAGAGCCCCGGATGA
- a CDS encoding YggS family pyridoxal phosphate-dependent enzyme, with translation MSTVQRGRDADRTAQLTAALGAARARLARAAESVGRNVNEIELLPITKYFPASDVIILNQLGCFAFGESREQEAADKVASVRAELTDVPIRWHMVGRIQRNKARAVAGWAHSAHSVDNTRLLRALDRAAGEGLAAGTRTRSLRVYIQISLDGDTGRGGVDVDVPALVDEICGSANSAEALEFAGLMGIPPLAWDPDDAFARLDAERHRVQRDYQHRLELSAGMSGDLESAVKHGSTCVRVGTALMGQRPLTSPEVVTPVTSSSQTPPPPSSAEGSPR, from the coding sequence ATGAGCACCGTGCAGCGCGGGCGTGACGCCGATCGGACGGCCCAGTTGACCGCCGCGCTCGGTGCTGCGCGGGCACGGTTGGCGCGGGCCGCAGAATCGGTCGGGCGAAATGTCAATGAAATTGAATTACTTCCGATCACGAAATACTTTCCGGCGTCTGATGTCATTATTCTCAATCAATTAGGATGCTTCGCATTTGGTGAATCCCGCGAACAGGAGGCCGCCGATAAAGTCGCTTCTGTTCGCGCGGAATTAACGGACGTCCCGATTCGCTGGCACATGGTGGGGCGCATCCAGCGGAACAAGGCGCGGGCCGTCGCGGGCTGGGCGCACAGCGCACACTCGGTCGACAACACCCGCCTGCTGAGGGCGCTGGACCGGGCCGCGGGTGAGGGGCTGGCCGCAGGCACGCGCACTCGGTCGCTGCGCGTGTACATCCAGATCAGTCTCGACGGCGACACCGGACGCGGCGGTGTCGATGTGGATGTCCCCGCTCTCGTCGACGAAATCTGTGGGTCAGCGAACTCCGCCGAGGCGTTGGAGTTCGCCGGCCTGATGGGAATCCCGCCACTGGCATGGGATCCCGACGACGCCTTCGCGCGGTTGGACGCCGAACGGCACCGGGTGCAGCGCGACTACCAGCACCGGCTCGAACTGTCGGCGGGGATGTCCGGCGATCTGGAAAGCGCTGTCAAACACGGATCGACGTGTGTGCGTGTCGGTACCGCGCTCATGGGGCAACGCCCGCTAACGTCACCGGAAGTAGTCACACCAGTCACATCTTCATCACAGACACCACCACCCCCATCGTCCGCAGAAGGGTCGCCGAGATGA
- the wag31 gene encoding DivIVA-like cell division protein Wag31: MPLTPADVHNVAFSKPPIGKRGYNEDEVDAFLDLVENELTRLIEENADLRQRVSELDSELASARSGAGSAQASQSIPLYEPEPEPTPAPQPVYEAPPVPVAPVAQPSEETAVRAARVLSLAQDTADRLTSTAKAESEKLLSDARAQADALVSDARTTAETTVSEARTRADAMLSDAQTRSETQLRQAQEKADALQADAERKHSEIMGTINQQRTVLEGRLEQLRTFEREYRTRLKTYLESQLEELGQRGSAAPVDSSASNDSAGGFSQFNRGNN; the protein is encoded by the coding sequence ATGCCGCTTACACCAGCGGACGTCCATAACGTCGCGTTCAGCAAGCCGCCCATCGGCAAACGTGGCTACAACGAGGACGAGGTCGATGCCTTTCTCGATCTGGTTGAGAACGAGCTGACTCGACTCATCGAGGAGAACGCCGATCTTCGGCAGCGCGTATCCGAGCTCGATTCCGAGTTGGCCTCGGCGCGGTCCGGAGCCGGCAGTGCTCAGGCCAGCCAGTCCATCCCGCTCTACGAGCCGGAGCCCGAGCCCACGCCGGCCCCGCAGCCGGTCTACGAGGCCCCGCCGGTCCCGGTCGCTCCTGTTGCTCAGCCGAGCGAGGAGACCGCCGTGCGTGCCGCCCGGGTGCTCAGCCTCGCGCAGGACACTGCAGACCGCCTGACGTCCACCGCCAAGGCCGAGTCGGAGAAGCTGCTGTCGGATGCGCGGGCGCAGGCCGACGCGCTGGTCAGCGATGCCCGCACGACCGCCGAGACCACGGTTTCGGAGGCGCGGACTCGTGCCGACGCGATGCTGTCCGATGCACAAACCCGTTCGGAGACCCAGCTGCGTCAGGCGCAGGAGAAGGCCGATGCACTGCAGGCCGACGCCGAGCGCAAGCACTCCGAGATCATGGGCACGATCAACCAGCAGCGCACGGTCCTGGAGGGCCGCCTGGAGCAGCTGCGTACGTTCGAGCGTGAGTACCGGACACGTCTGAAGACCTACCTGGAGTCTCAGCTGGAGGAGCTGGGCCAGCGGGGTTCGGCTGCGCCGGTGGATTCCAGCGCAAGCAACGACTCGGCGGGTGGTTTCAGCCAGTTCAACCGCGGCAACAACTAA
- a CDS encoding YggT family protein: protein MSLFFEILGFALFVFWLLLIARVVVEFIRSFSRDWHPKGLTVVVLELIMTVTDPPVKLLRRLIPQLTIGAVRFDLSIMVLLLAAFIGMQLAFSAAM from the coding sequence TTGTCGCTGTTCTTCGAAATTCTCGGTTTTGCGCTGTTCGTATTCTGGCTGCTGCTCATCGCGCGCGTCGTCGTCGAGTTCATCCGGTCCTTCAGTCGCGACTGGCATCCCAAGGGGCTGACCGTTGTGGTCCTGGAACTCATCATGACCGTGACCGATCCGCCGGTGAAACTTCTGCGGCGCCTCATTCCCCAGCTCACGATAGGCGCGGTGCGCTTCGACCTGTCGATCATGGTGCTGCTCCTGGCGGCATTCATCGGCATGCAATTGGCGTTCAGCGCGGCGATGTAG
- a CDS encoding phosphoribosyltransferase, with protein sequence MNTWSLRASRERIYRDRHEAGRVLAEQLVSYRDRPELLVLGLARGGVPIAWEVASHLHAPLDVFVVRKLGVPQWQELAMGAVTSGGGLVINDGLVNRLGIDDDTIAETIRHETAEVERREQAYRGGRPAPDVTDRTVILVDDGIATGATMLAAVRAVRAARRVVVAVPVGPQTLSAQLLEEADDVVCANTPPQFEAVGQAFADFHQVSDDEVRRLLAEPGEG encoded by the coding sequence ATGAACACCTGGAGTCTGCGAGCGAGCAGGGAACGCATCTACCGGGACCGTCACGAAGCGGGCCGGGTCCTGGCCGAGCAGTTGGTGTCCTACCGAGATCGACCCGAGCTACTCGTTCTGGGGCTGGCCCGGGGCGGAGTGCCGATCGCCTGGGAAGTCGCCTCGCACCTGCACGCACCGTTGGATGTCTTCGTGGTCCGCAAGCTGGGTGTGCCGCAGTGGCAGGAACTCGCGATGGGTGCGGTGACTTCGGGCGGTGGGTTGGTGATCAATGACGGACTGGTGAACCGCCTCGGCATCGACGACGACACCATCGCCGAGACGATCCGGCACGAGACCGCCGAGGTCGAGCGACGGGAACAGGCCTATCGCGGCGGACGCCCGGCACCCGACGTCACCGATCGAACGGTGATCCTGGTCGACGACGGCATCGCCACCGGGGCCACGATGCTGGCCGCGGTCCGGGCCGTACGGGCGGCGCGACGGGTGGTGGTGGCGGTACCGGTCGGACCACAGACGCTGAGCGCTCAACTCCTGGAGGAGGCCGACGACGTGGTGTGCGCCAACACACCACCCCAGTTCGAGGCGGTGGGCCAGGCTTTCGCGGACTTCCATCAGGTCAGCGACGACGAGGTTCGTCGCCTGCTGGCCGAACCCGGCGAGGGTTAG
- the ftsW gene encoding putative lipid II flippase FtsW, which translates to MAGILARLRRRDGAATGATSDSTGTSTEAPRTRFGAWLGRPMTSFHLIIAVTALLTTLGLIMVLSASGVYSYDFDGSPWAVFGRQVMWTGVGLIAFYVALRMPVRTLRRIAFPGFAFTIVLLILVLIPGIGKVANGSRGWFVVAGFSMQPSELAKIAFAIWGAHLLAARRMERASLREMLIPLVPAAVIALALIVAQPDLGQTVSLSIILLGLLWYAGLPLRVFLSSLLAAVLAAGVLALSAGYRSDRVQSWLDPAADAQGIGYQSRQARFALANGGIFGDGLGQGTAKWNYLPNAHNDFIFAIIGEELGFVGAVGLLALFGLFAYTGMRIARRSADPFLRLLTATTTLWVVGQMFINVGYVVGLLPVTGLQLPLISAGGSSQATTLLMMGLITNAARHEPEAVAALRAGRDDRMTRLLRLPLPEPYVPTRLEAARNRLHDRRKAPSRGAGKPAGKAGAKPTSGKQPGRQARSGKSGTKQGQGGARRRAPHAADRPVRQSGRAAGQQPAGDGRSSVRYGAGQRKQGQRARILEGQRYG; encoded by the coding sequence GTGGCCGGCATCCTGGCCCGGTTGCGCCGCCGTGACGGTGCCGCAACGGGCGCAACCTCCGATTCGACAGGCACATCGACGGAGGCTCCGCGGACCCGGTTCGGCGCCTGGCTGGGCCGTCCGATGACCTCGTTTCACCTGATCATCGCGGTCACTGCGCTGCTCACCACGCTCGGTCTGATCATGGTGCTCTCGGCGTCGGGCGTGTATTCGTATGACTTCGACGGGTCACCCTGGGCGGTGTTCGGCCGCCAGGTGATGTGGACGGGCGTCGGGCTGATCGCGTTCTATGTGGCCCTGCGGATGCCGGTACGCACCTTGCGCCGGATCGCGTTCCCCGGGTTCGCCTTCACCATCGTGCTGCTGATCCTGGTGCTCATCCCTGGAATCGGCAAGGTGGCCAACGGCTCTCGCGGCTGGTTCGTCGTCGCCGGGTTCTCGATGCAGCCCTCGGAGCTGGCCAAGATCGCCTTCGCGATCTGGGGTGCGCACCTGCTGGCGGCCCGGCGCATGGAACGGGCCTCGTTGCGCGAGATGCTGATCCCGCTGGTGCCTGCCGCGGTGATCGCGCTCGCGTTGATCGTCGCCCAGCCCGACCTCGGGCAGACCGTCTCGTTGAGCATCATCCTGCTCGGTCTGCTGTGGTACGCGGGCCTCCCGCTGCGGGTATTCCTGTCCTCGCTGTTGGCCGCGGTGCTGGCGGCCGGCGTGCTGGCGCTGTCGGCGGGCTATCGGTCCGACCGCGTGCAGTCCTGGCTCGACCCGGCGGCCGATGCACAGGGGATCGGCTACCAGTCCCGGCAGGCCCGGTTCGCGCTGGCCAACGGAGGCATCTTCGGTGACGGACTGGGCCAGGGGACGGCAAAGTGGAACTACCTGCCCAACGCCCACAACGACTTCATCTTCGCGATCATCGGCGAGGAGCTGGGATTCGTCGGCGCGGTGGGTCTGCTGGCACTGTTCGGACTGTTCGCCTACACCGGCATGCGCATCGCCCGGCGGTCCGCCGATCCGTTCCTGCGCCTGCTGACAGCCACCACCACATTGTGGGTGGTCGGCCAGATGTTCATCAACGTCGGCTACGTGGTGGGCCTGTTGCCGGTTACCGGGCTGCAGCTGCCGTTGATCTCGGCGGGTGGATCTTCGCAAGCCACAACACTTCTGATGATGGGGTTGATCACCAATGCGGCCCGGCACGAACCGGAGGCCGTGGCGGCGCTGCGGGCCGGACGCGATGATCGGATGACCCGGCTGCTGCGCCTGCCGTTGCCCGAACCCTATGTCCCCACCCGTCTTGAGGCCGCCCGCAACCGGCTGCACGATCGTCGGAAGGCGCCCTCACGCGGTGCGGGCAAACCCGCAGGCAAGGCTGGGGCCAAGCCGACTTCCGGTAAGCAACCGGGCAGGCAGGCCCGATCCGGAAAGAGCGGGACGAAGCAGGGGCAGGGGGGCGCCCGACGCCGCGCGCCGCATGCCGCCGACCGGCCGGTACGCCAGTCCGGACGCGCCGCTGGTCAGCAGCCGGCCGGCGACGGTAGGTCCTCGGTCCGATATGGTGCAGGCCAGCGGAAACAGGGTCAACGGGCCCGGATTTTGGAAGGTCAGCGTTACGGGTGA